The genomic stretch TTCCCTAAGTTTATACTTTAATAACCCAATAATATTTAAGTTTCATGTATCCCAAAACTAATTCAGTAGGAAAAAATACTGCTCTGGCATTGATGGCCATTGGCATCATTGCTTTCCTGTTTTCCTGCAAGCCCCCAAAGGAGGAAGAGGAGGCGACTGCCAATAAGCGTCCCAATATCATCTTCATCATGTCCGATGACCACGCGTACCAGGCGATCAGTGCTTATAGCGACAAGCTGATCAATACTCCGAATATTGACAGGATAGCCAAGGAGGGAATGCTTTTCGAGAAGGCTTTTGTCAGTAATTCGATATGTGCACCAAGTAGAGCCGTGATTCTGACGGGTAAGCACAGTCATGTAAATGGCCTGGTGGACAATGCAGTGAAGTTTGACAGTACACAGGTGACTTTTCCGAAAATTCTGAGAGAGAAAGGCTATCAAACCGCTATGATCGGAAAATGGCACCTGAAAACGGAACCTACTGGCTTTGATTATTGGAAAGTACTGCCCGGTCAGGGCCATTATTACAATCCTGAATTCCGTACTAAAAATGGTGTGGAGCTGGATTCTGGTTACGTGACGGATCTGATCACGGACTTTGCCATTGACTGGTTGGATGAAGCAAAGGAGAGCGAAGAACCGTTTATGCTGATGTACCAGCACAAAGCACCTCATCGGGAGTGGCTTCCTACGGAAGAAAATTTCCGTAAATATACAAAAAAAGAATTCCCTGAGCCTGAGAGTTTGCTTGATGATTATAGCGGACGGGGCAGCGCAGCCAGGGAAGCAGAAATGCGAATTGATACGCATATGGGGGTGACAAGCGATAACAAGATCCATCCGGATATCGCAGAAAAAATGGGTTATGAGAATTTTCTCACTTGGTATCCATATGCATACCATAACAATCTGGACCGCATGAGCCCATCGGAGCGCGCTGCTTGGGAAGAGGTGTACGGCCCGATCAATGCAGAATTTGAGAAAGCCAATCTTCAAGGAGATGAGCTGACCAAATGGAAGTACCAGCGTTATATGCAGGATTATTTGGCAAGCATTGAGTCAGTGGATGAAAATGTCGGAAGGCTGCTGGATTATTTGGAAAAGAATGGGTTAGCTGAAAACACCATTATCGTTTATACCTCTGATCAAGGTTTTTACCTTGGAGAGCACGGATGGTTTGACAAGCGGTTTATGTATGAGGAATCTTTCAGGACACCGTTGATGATCAAATGGCCAGGCGTGATCAAGGAAGGCAGTAGAAATACAGATTTAGTTCAGAACCTGGACTTTGCGGAAACTTTCTTGGATGCAGCAGGGGTGGCGATTCCAAAAGAAATGCAAGGTAAAAGTATGCTACCACTGCTGAAGGGGGAGGAAGTCGAATGGAGGGATGCACTTTATTATCACTATTATGAGTATCCGGGCATTCATGCTGTGAAGCGTCATAACGGCGTAAGGACAGACCGGTATAAATTGATCCATTTCTATTATGATGTGGATGAATGGGAGCTGTATGACCTTGAAAAAGATCCTCACGAAATGAACAATATATATGAAGATCCAGCTTATGCAGAGGTGAAAAAGGAGATGCATAATAAGCTGGATGAGCTCATGAGCCAATACAAAGATGAAGTGGTGATGCCCACTGAAAAATAGAGAATAACATAAATGTTTACATCCCCTGGCAATGTATTGTGCAGGGGATTTTTATGTCCAATGGTTCTTTTAGTGGTCTGATTCGTACATAACTGCCTTACAGCAGGGGAGAACACAATGATTTTGTGCACAAAATTATAATCTTTTACCGATAGGGATTCTTTTTTTACACGTATCGACGATGATTTGAGTAACTATGCATCAAGTATAGGGAAGCTGTTTCCGTTATTCGGTATTCCTTCAAATTCTGTATAGAACTTAAATGCTATAGTTAATATGAAAAAGCTCTTTTGTGTCCTTGCGATTTTGTGTTTGTTTTCCCTGGAAGGGTTTTCCCAGGATGTGCGGCTAAATGTTTACGGCTCTTATGTTTTCGCCGATAAGTTTGATTCCTATTGGGATGTAGGTAATAACTATTATTATGAGGGAAGGATTGAAGATGGCTTTCAGTGGGGTGGCGGTATCGAATATGTTGTCAATGACATGATAGGCGTGGAAGTGTTGTACCTGAGACAGGATACCAATAGTCCAACACGCTACAGCTATTCAGGTTTTGTGGATCGTCGCACGAATTTTGACTTAGGGATAAACTATATTTTGGTAGCACCATCACGCTATTTTAAAGCTCCTAGTGGAAATCTAGAAGGTTTTTTTGGGGTAATGGCCGGTGTGGTGATAGCCGACTTGTATAATCCTGATAATGGAAATGAGAACAATGCCACCAAAATGGCTTGGGGTGTAAAAGGTGGTGGAATTATGTGGGGTTCTGAACGCGTCGGACTGAAGGTCCAGGCACAATTGCTGTCTGCTGTCCAATCTGTTGGTGGCGGTTTTTATTTTGGAACCGGCGGCGCTGGAGCAGGCGTAAACAGTTACTCTTCCATTTACCAATTTAGCTTGGGAGGCGGATTGGTGTTTAAGCTGAACTAGACCACCAACCATTTTGTGTCGTTATATAAAAGAGGCTGTCTCCTTGTCAAAATGTCAAGGAGACAGCCTTTTCTTTTTAATGCCCTAATAATTAGGGATTAACTTTTACGACGGGACAGTTGGCCAATCCTGCTCCAGCAACCAAAAGATTGGCTGTTTTTGCACTTTCCCAGTCCATTACCGTTTCGAAGTCATTGTTGTCGTATACGTTAATGTACCAAAGTGGTGAGTATTCATCATCATTCGGTAGGGTCTCCACGGTGTTATGTGTTTGCATTGAGCCATTTTCAGTTACAAATCCAGAAGCCGGTCCGCCACCTTCCATGCCAGGGTTGATATTGAACGTGACATAGATGTCCGACAGCGGAACCGAAGTTTCATCGTTCACGTATTCTGCCGTGAGTATTTTTTCGAAGAAGTTGAAGTAATAGATCACTTGGTCGTGATACCATCCTTGATGTAGCTCAGTGTCTTCATCAGGGCTAAACCTTTTGCTAGCCGTACTTCCATCAGGTACTACGGGACAGTTGACGATGGTCTCTGTAGCCTCCACGGTATATCCTCTGGCATTAATTTCATCAAGGCTCGTAACGGAATTTGCAATATAGTAGTCCGGTACAATGACATGGTGTACATGCCAAAAATCACTATAGCCTTCATCCCCAGGAATGACGTCCAAGACATTGAGTT from Echinicola soli encodes the following:
- a CDS encoding sulfatase family protein produces the protein MYPKTNSVGKNTALALMAIGIIAFLFSCKPPKEEEEATANKRPNIIFIMSDDHAYQAISAYSDKLINTPNIDRIAKEGMLFEKAFVSNSICAPSRAVILTGKHSHVNGLVDNAVKFDSTQVTFPKILREKGYQTAMIGKWHLKTEPTGFDYWKVLPGQGHYYNPEFRTKNGVELDSGYVTDLITDFAIDWLDEAKESEEPFMLMYQHKAPHREWLPTEENFRKYTKKEFPEPESLLDDYSGRGSAAREAEMRIDTHMGVTSDNKIHPDIAEKMGYENFLTWYPYAYHNNLDRMSPSERAAWEEVYGPINAEFEKANLQGDELTKWKYQRYMQDYLASIESVDENVGRLLDYLEKNGLAENTIIVYTSDQGFYLGEHGWFDKRFMYEESFRTPLMIKWPGVIKEGSRNTDLVQNLDFAETFLDAAGVAIPKEMQGKSMLPLLKGEEVEWRDALYYHYYEYPGIHAVKRHNGVRTDRYKLIHFYYDVDEWELYDLEKDPHEMNNIYEDPAYAEVKKEMHNKLDELMSQYKDEVVMPTEK